In Citrus sinensis cultivar Valencia sweet orange chromosome 2, DVS_A1.0, whole genome shotgun sequence, a single genomic region encodes these proteins:
- the LOC102614013 gene encoding U-box domain-containing protein 21-like: protein MIRSWRRLRAGRHARKEQPARRETGASLIEKDPVTTTPRNGITYDRVNILIENERIIPVCSVEVLEINSKIKTACETQDQVGCKDLVAKIKEWAKESESNKSCIVDNAAVSVLAAAFESFSKTCLDENVSVLEEILSTLILLFPLEGEALTHLGSASSMGCMIWFLNSGDLSRRRNAVLLLTELVSSDSDQRKVNVLSENEGAIEALFKLIEEPISPTATKAALVVIYHTIASSASVNEKLIQKFVDMGLVSLLLEMLVDAQRSVCEKALSVLDGICSTDCGRENANDKPLTMPVVVKKILRVSELATELSVSILWKLCMNEKREEKTAFVEALQVGAFQKLLVLLQVGCAERTKEKASEVLKLMNLHRDRLECVDGWTKGL from the coding sequence ATGATTCGTTCATGGAGAAGACTAAGAGCCGGCCGGCATGCCAGGAAGGAGCAGCCGGCCCGTAGAGAAACCGGCGCCAGCTTGATAGAAAAAGATCCGGTGACGACGACTCCACGAAATGGGATTACGTATGATCGAGTGAATATTCTGATTGAGAATGAGAGAATAATTCCGGTGTGTTCGGTTGAGGTTTTGGAAATCAATTCTAAGATTAAGACGGCTTGTGAAACACAGGATCAAGTTGGGTGCAAAGATTTGGTGGCAAAGATCAAGGAGTGGGCCAAGGAGAGTGAGAGCAACAAGAGTTGCATTGTGGATAACGCAGCTGTAAGTGTTTTGGCAGCGGCGTTTGAATCATTTTCGAAAACATGTTTGGATGAAAACGTTTCCGTTTTGGAGGAAATATTGTCAActttgattttgttgtttcCTCTTGAGGGCGAGGCTCTGACTCATTTGGGATCAGCTTCGTCTATGGGTTGCATGATTTGGTTCTTGAATAGCGGAGATTTGTCGAGGAGAAGAAACGCCGTGTTATTGTTGACAGAGCTCGTTTCTTCTGATTCTGATCAAAGAAAAGTAAACGTGTTATCGGAGAATGAAGGAGCCATTGAAGCATTATTTAAGCTGATAGAAGAGCCCATCAGCCCTACTGCCACTAAAGCTGCTTTGGTCGTCATCTATCATACGATCGCATCATCAGCTTCAGTAAATGAGAAGCTAATACAAAAATTTGTCGACATGGGGTTGGTTTCATTGCTGCTGGAAATGCTTGTTGATGCACAAAGAAGCGTATGCGAGAAGGCGTTGAGTGTTCTTGATGGAATTTGCAGCACTGATTGTGGGAGAGAAAATGCCAACGATAAACCTTTAACAATGCCGGTTGTAGTGAAGAAAATACTGCGTGTTTCGGAGTTGGCAACAGAGTTGTCGGTCTCGATTCTTTGGAAGCTATGCATGAatgaaaagagagaagagaaaactGCTTTTGTTGAAGCGCTTCAAGTGGGTGCTTTCCAGAAGCTATTAGTGCTTTTGCAGGTTGGTTGCGCCGAGAGGACAAAGGAGAAGGCGAGTGAGGTGTTGAAGCTGATGAATCTTCATAGAGATAGATTGGAGTGCGTTGATGGTTGGACAAAAGGCTTGTAA